A single Chryseobacterium sp. DNA region contains:
- the sufC gene encoding Fe-S cluster assembly ATPase SufC, which produces MLEIKNLHAKIEDGAEILKGINLEIKPGEVHAIMGPNGAGKSTLSSVIAGKEDYEVTSGEILFQGEDIVEDAPEDRAHKGIFLSFQYPVEIPGVSVTNFIKAALNETRKANGLEEMPAKEMLALIREKSEKLGIKKDFLSRSLNEGFSGGEKKRNEIFQMMMLNPKLAILDETDSGLDIDALRIVADGVNHFKNEGNAVLLITHYQRLLNYIQPDFVHVLADGKIIKTGDKSLALELEEKGYDWLLN; this is translated from the coding sequence ATGTTAGAAATTAAAAACCTTCACGCCAAAATTGAAGATGGCGCAGAAATATTAAAGGGTATTAATCTTGAAATAAAGCCGGGTGAAGTTCACGCTATCATGGGGCCGAACGGAGCTGGTAAATCCACTCTTTCTTCTGTAATCGCTGGTAAAGAAGATTACGAAGTGACCAGTGGAGAGATTCTTTTCCAGGGAGAAGATATCGTTGAAGACGCTCCTGAAGATAGAGCCCACAAAGGAATTTTCCTTTCTTTCCAGTATCCAGTGGAAATCCCGGGAGTTTCTGTAACGAACTTTATCAAAGCTGCTTTGAACGAAACAAGAAAAGCCAACGGACTGGAAGAAATGCCGGCAAAAGAAATGCTTGCCTTGATTCGTGAAAAATCTGAAAAATTGGGAATTAAAAAAGATTTCCTTTCAAGATCATTAAATGAAGGATTCTCCGGAGGTGAAAAGAAAAGAAACGAGATCTTCCAGATGATGATGCTTAATCCTAAATTGGCGATCCTTGATGAAACCGATTCAGGATTAGATATTGATGCATTAAGAATCGTAGCAGACGGGGTAAATCATTTTAAAAATGAAGGAAATGCAGTTCTTTTGATTACGCACTATCAGAGATTGCTTAATTATATTCAACCTGACTTCGTTCACGTTTTAGCAGATGGAAAAATCATCAAAACCGGTGATAAATCCTTAGCTTTAGAATTGGAAGAAAAAGGGTACGATTGGCTTTTAAATTAA
- a CDS encoding GNAT family N-acetyltransferase: MIATERLILRKPTKEDFERFFEINHDPQTNIHNPSGPMSFEKAESTFTRMLDHWEKYSFGGWVIVEKDDPENIIGFGGLSYKLYGEEEKLNLGYRFASEAWGKGYATEFTRKAIDFGLNEDNKEEIFAIVRPSNIASVKVLEKAGMIQIGTLNDVPGQPESLVYKIQK, encoded by the coding sequence ATGATAGCTACAGAAAGATTAATTTTAAGAAAACCTACAAAAGAAGATTTTGAAAGATTCTTTGAAATTAATCATGATCCTCAAACCAATATTCATAATCCAAGCGGACCAATGAGTTTTGAAAAAGCAGAAAGCACATTTACAAGAATGCTTGATCATTGGGAAAAATATAGTTTTGGAGGCTGGGTGATTGTTGAAAAGGATGATCCAGAAAATATAATAGGTTTTGGAGGACTGAGCTATAAACTCTACGGAGAAGAAGAAAAATTGAATTTAGGCTATCGTTTTGCTTCCGAGGCATGGGGGAAAGGATACGCCACAGAATTCACAAGGAAAGCTATAGATTTTGGGTTAAACGAAGACAATAAAGAAGAAATATTCGCCATTGTCCGTCCCAGTAATATAGCTTCTGTTAAAGTATTGGAAAAGGCAGGTATGATACAAATTGGGACGCTGAATGATGTCCCTGGTCAACCTGAAAGTTTAGTATATAAAATTCAAAAATAA
- the sufB gene encoding Fe-S cluster assembly protein SufB, with the protein MSKYTEDDLRVDLENKKYEFGWETKIDYEDFPTGLNEDIIRAISAKKEEPEWMTEWRLESFKIWLKMVEPNWANIKYEKPDFQAIRYYAAPKAKPELESLDQVDPELLKTFEKLGINIEEQKRLSGVAVDIVIDSVSVKTTFQDTLAEKGIIFCSISEAIKNHPDLVRKYLGKVVPRGDNFYAALNSAVFSDGSFCYIPKGVRCPMELSTYFRINQAGTGQFERTLVIADEGSYVSYLEGCTAPSRDENQLHAAVVELIALDHAEIKYSTVQNWYPGNEEGKGGVFNFVTKRGLCEKNAKISWTQVETGSAVTWKYPSCILKGDGAIGEFYSIAVTNNHQYADTGTKMIHIGKNTKSTIISKGISAGKSQNSYRGLVKVMPSAKGARNFSQCDSLLMGNECGAHTFPYIEIKDPTAQLEHEATTSKIGEDQIFYCNQRGIDTERAIALIVNGFSKEVLNKLPMEFAIEAQKLLEISLEGSVG; encoded by the coding sequence ATGAGTAAATATACTGAAGACGATTTAAGAGTCGATCTAGAAAATAAAAAATATGAATTCGGTTGGGAAACCAAAATTGATTATGAAGATTTCCCGACGGGTTTAAATGAGGACATCATCCGCGCTATTTCTGCAAAAAAGGAAGAGCCTGAATGGATGACTGAATGGCGTTTGGAATCTTTTAAAATCTGGCTAAAAATGGTGGAACCTAACTGGGCCAACATCAAATATGAAAAACCAGATTTTCAAGCTATCCGTTACTATGCTGCTCCAAAGGCAAAACCTGAACTGGAAAGTCTTGATCAGGTGGATCCGGAATTATTGAAAACCTTTGAAAAGCTAGGGATTAATATCGAAGAGCAAAAAAGGCTTTCAGGAGTTGCTGTAGATATTGTAATAGACTCAGTCTCTGTGAAAACCACTTTCCAGGATACATTGGCAGAAAAAGGAATTATTTTCTGTTCTATTTCTGAGGCGATTAAAAATCACCCGGACCTGGTAAGAAAATATCTTGGAAAAGTAGTTCCGAGAGGAGATAACTTTTATGCAGCATTGAATTCCGCAGTATTCTCTGACGGAAGTTTCTGCTATATTCCCAAGGGAGTAAGATGTCCAATGGAGCTTTCTACGTATTTCCGTATCAACCAGGCAGGAACAGGACAGTTTGAAAGAACTCTTGTTATTGCCGATGAAGGAAGTTATGTATCTTATCTTGAGGGATGTACAGCACCTTCAAGAGATGAAAACCAGCTTCACGCTGCAGTAGTGGAACTGATTGCATTAGACCATGCAGAAATTAAATATTCAACCGTTCAAAACTGGTATCCCGGTAATGAAGAAGGAAAAGGAGGGGTTTTCAATTTTGTAACCAAAAGAGGTCTTTGCGAGAAAAACGCAAAAATTTCCTGGACACAGGTTGAAACAGGATCTGCGGTAACGTGGAAATATCCTTCCTGTATTTTGAAAGGTGACGGAGCCATCGGAGAATTCTACTCTATCGCGGTTACCAATAATCACCAGTATGCAGATACCGGTACAAAAATGATCCACATTGGCAAGAATACCAAGTCAACGATTATTTCAAAAGGTATTTCAGCAGGAAAATCTCAAAATTCTTACAGAGGATTAGTAAAAGTAATGCCTTCTGCAAAAGGAGCCAGAAACTTCTCCCAGTGTGACTCTCTTTTGATGGGTAATGAATGTGGAGCTCATACTTTCCCTTATATTGAAATTAAAGATCCTACGGCACAGTTAGAGCACGAGGCCACCACTTCAAAAATCGGTGAAGATCAGATTTTCTACTGTAACCAGAGAGGTATTGATACTGAAAGAGCAATTGCTCTGATTGTGAATGGTTTCAGTAAAGAAGTTTTGAACAAGCTTCCAATGGAATTTGCTATTGAAGCACAAAAACTATTGGAAATTTCATTAGAAGGTTCAGTAGGATAA
- a CDS encoding iron-sulfur cluster assembly accessory protein gives MIKVSDHAKEKAIQLMTEDGFNPFEDYIRVGVKSGGCSGLEYVLKFDNQKTDTDQVFEDNNIKIVIDKKSILYLAGTTLEYSGGLNGKGFVFNNPNASRTCGCGESFSL, from the coding sequence ATGATAAAAGTATCAGATCACGCAAAGGAAAAAGCCATCCAACTGATGACAGAAGATGGTTTTAACCCTTTTGAAGATTATATAAGAGTTGGAGTTAAAAGCGGCGGATGCTCTGGTTTAGAGTATGTTTTGAAGTTCGACAACCAAAAAACAGACACAGATCAGGTTTTTGAGGACAATAATATTAAAATTGTTATCGATAAAAAATCCATCCTGTATTTAGCAGGAACAACTCTTGAATATTCAGGGGGATTGAACGGAAAAGGGTTTGTTTTCAACAACCCGAACGCATCCAGAACATGTGGATGTGGAGAATCATTTAGTCTTTAG
- a CDS encoding GLPGLI family protein: protein MRQKILGFFVMFLAAVSYGQTSRYIYETSVNPDSINLVSMKTERTFLDIKGNRSVFISENKMKRDSLFASFKSEVKENNKKEEKNFSKQEGRKHIEPTFFDYFITKNIQEQKVYFYDKVAGKPIYYQEDRPLKWEITHSIEKQNGYSAQKAVASFGGRVWTAWFTKEIAISDGPYKFSGLPGLIVKLEDDKGDYKFDLVKKIIVNNAFEEPISADAKQSTRINFHGDKAALDLEFNKNRGSLTGSSGGGNMNFGGGRHGGGMGGGGMHRGMGGEGNGFPTQTANIENLRFNNSISENPIELK from the coding sequence ATGAGACAAAAAATACTTGGTTTTTTTGTAATGTTTTTAGCCGCTGTATCTTACGGACAGACTTCCAGATATATCTATGAAACCTCTGTAAATCCGGATTCCATCAATCTGGTAAGTATGAAAACAGAAAGGACGTTTTTAGATATTAAAGGAAACCGTTCTGTATTTATCAGTGAAAATAAAATGAAAAGAGATTCTCTTTTTGCTTCCTTTAAATCAGAAGTAAAAGAAAATAATAAAAAAGAAGAAAAAAACTTTTCAAAACAGGAAGGGAGAAAACATATTGAGCCTACTTTTTTTGACTACTTTATCACCAAGAATATTCAGGAACAGAAGGTTTATTTTTATGATAAGGTTGCGGGGAAGCCAATTTATTACCAGGAAGACCGGCCTTTGAAGTGGGAAATTACCCATTCAATAGAGAAACAAAACGGATATTCTGCTCAAAAGGCGGTTGCCAGCTTTGGAGGAAGAGTTTGGACCGCCTGGTTTACAAAAGAAATTGCTATTTCTGACGGTCCCTATAAATTTTCGGGACTGCCGGGGCTGATTGTCAAACTGGAGGATGATAAAGGAGATTACAAATTTGATCTTGTTAAAAAAATCATTGTTAATAATGCTTTTGAAGAACCTATAAGTGCTGATGCAAAACAAAGTACAAGAATTAATTTTCATGGGGATAAAGCAGCCCTTGATCTGGAATTTAATAAAAACAGAGGAAGCCTGACGGGAAGCAGCGGAGGAGGAAATATGAACTTTGGCGGCGGAAGACACGGAGGCGGAATGGGAGGAGGCGGTATGCACAGAGGAATGGGCGGTGAGGGTAATGGCTTTCCTACACAGACCGCCAATATAGAAAACCTTCGTTTTAATAATAGCATCAGTGAAAATCCAATTGAATTAAAATAA
- a CDS encoding GLPGLI family protein, translated as MKKLGIIALALFIQQISAQTNRFVYQVTMKPDAENKTDTKTENAYLDISPEKSVFYSENRIKRDSIMQKAFQGGGGRGSINRDQMENLRTNINYSVEKDKINQKTYFKDRIGRDMYSYEEDRPLNWKISSETRKIGEYKVQKAETDFGGRKWTAWFTTDLPYQDGPYKFGGLPGLIVKIEDEKGDYSFDLMKNYKIAEFPALNQFGNTIKVKRADYVKQQQKFKADPMSFMNQSGGQGGFSTTMRMGGGRGPGGGGNQNPADMKKRMEERVKEEAKKNSNPIELQ; from the coding sequence ATGAAAAAGTTAGGAATTATTGCTCTGGCGCTTTTTATACAGCAGATTTCCGCACAAACCAACCGGTTTGTATATCAGGTGACCATGAAACCTGATGCGGAGAATAAAACCGATACTAAGACCGAAAATGCCTATTTAGATATTTCTCCTGAGAAATCAGTATTTTATTCTGAAAACAGGATCAAAAGAGATTCCATTATGCAGAAAGCCTTTCAAGGTGGGGGTGGAAGAGGAAGTATCAATCGGGACCAGATGGAAAACCTGAGAACAAATATCAATTATTCCGTAGAAAAAGATAAGATCAACCAGAAAACCTATTTCAAAGACCGTATTGGAAGAGATATGTATTCTTATGAGGAAGACAGGCCGCTGAATTGGAAAATCTCCTCTGAAACAAGAAAAATAGGGGAATATAAGGTTCAAAAGGCGGAAACGGATTTTGGAGGAAGAAAATGGACCGCCTGGTTCACTACAGACCTTCCTTATCAGGATGGGCCTTATAAGTTCGGGGGACTTCCGGGGCTGATCGTAAAAATTGAAGATGAGAAAGGAGATTATTCTTTTGATTTGATGAAGAACTATAAAATCGCTGAATTTCCTGCTCTGAACCAGTTTGGAAATACCATAAAAGTAAAAAGAGCTGATTATGTAAAACAGCAGCAAAAGTTCAAAGCTGATCCAATGTCATTCATGAACCAAAGTGGAGGACAAGGTGGATTTTCTACTACCATGAGAATGGGCGGGGGAAGAGGTCCGGGCGGGGGAGGAAATCAAAATCCTGCCGATATGAAAAAGAGAATGGAAGAGAGGGTGAAAGAAGAAGCGAAGAAAAACAGTAATCCAATCGAACTGCAATAA
- a CDS encoding neutral zinc metallopeptidase, producing the protein MKWTDDRGGNVDDRRGSGGGGGGMIVGGGLGTLIIAAIVFFLGGDPSGILNSGSIQSSGNSGERRELTVEEKKIGEMVDMMARWNTQTWDQVFKENGMTYTEPAVVLFENTTTSECGVAQSAMGPFYCPADQKVYMDMSFFNELQQRFGAKVTEFTVAYVLAHEVGHHVQTLLGTTQKVDALRRSGRYSEAELNRVSVATELQADFYAGVWAKRTDDSKHILEPGDIQSAIDAAQAVGDDNIQKRAQGYVNQESFTHGTSAQRKEWFMKGYNSGDIRQGDTFNQLLK; encoded by the coding sequence ATGAAATGGACAGACGACAGAGGCGGAAACGTTGATGACCGCCGTGGTTCCGGAGGAGGCGGAGGCGGTATGATCGTGGGCGGCGGACTCGGAACTTTAATTATAGCCGCTATTGTATTCTTTTTGGGAGGTGACCCGTCCGGTATATTGAATTCCGGAAGCATACAGTCCTCCGGAAACTCCGGGGAAAGAAGGGAACTTACGGTAGAAGAGAAAAAAATCGGGGAAATGGTAGACATGATGGCCAGATGGAATACACAAACCTGGGACCAGGTCTTTAAGGAAAATGGCATGACCTATACCGAACCGGCAGTAGTTCTTTTTGAAAATACAACAACATCCGAATGTGGCGTTGCCCAATCGGCAATGGGACCTTTCTATTGTCCTGCCGATCAGAAAGTCTATATGGATATGAGCTTCTTTAATGAATTGCAGCAACGATTTGGCGCGAAAGTAACAGAGTTTACGGTCGCTTACGTTCTTGCTCATGAGGTGGGGCACCATGTACAGACTCTTTTGGGCACCACACAAAAAGTGGATGCCCTCAGAAGGAGCGGAAGATATTCGGAAGCAGAGCTGAACAGAGTATCGGTGGCTACCGAATTACAGGCCGATTTTTATGCCGGAGTTTGGGCTAAAAGAACCGACGACTCCAAACATATTCTGGAACCCGGAGACATTCAGTCTGCTATAGATGCTGCCCAAGCTGTAGGAGATGATAATATCCAAAAAAGGGCTCAGGGATATGTCAACCAGGAAAGCTTTACCCATGGAACATCCGCACAACGTAAAGAATGGTTTATGAAAGGCTACAATTCCGGAGATATCAGACAAGGAGACACCTTCAACCAGCTTTTAAAATAA
- the ribH gene encoding 6,7-dimethyl-8-ribityllumazine synthase, protein MATVNLSDYKPLHITNAEEFSIGIVFSEWNDFVTYNLRDAALEILEKEGVKPENIKLFPVPGAFELNYASMQLCKERKYDAVISIGCVIRGETPHFDYVCSAVAQGIKDCNILTDTPTIFCVLTDDTQEQSIARSGGDLGNKGVEAAVTALRMIDFKKKLSDKKGNIGFGHS, encoded by the coding sequence ATGGCAACAGTTAATCTTTCCGATTACAAGCCACTTCATATAACGAATGCCGAAGAATTTTCTATCGGCATTGTTTTTTCTGAGTGGAATGATTTTGTAACGTACAATCTTCGTGATGCAGCTTTGGAAATTCTTGAAAAAGAAGGCGTAAAACCTGAAAACATCAAACTTTTCCCGGTTCCTGGTGCTTTTGAACTGAACTATGCAAGTATGCAGCTTTGCAAAGAAAGAAAATATGATGCGGTAATCTCTATCGGATGCGTAATCCGCGGAGAAACCCCTCATTTTGATTATGTATGCTCCGCAGTCGCACAAGGAATCAAAGATTGTAACATCCTGACGGACACTCCTACGATCTTCTGTGTATTAACAGATGATACCCAGGAACAGTCTATTGCAAGAAGCGGTGGTGATCTGGGGAATAAAGGAGTTGAAGCCGCCGTAACCGCTTTAAGAATGATTGATTTCAAAAAGAAATTATCAGATAAAAAAGGAAATATCGGTTTCGGACACTCCTAA